In the genome of Arachis stenosperma cultivar V10309 chromosome 2, arast.V10309.gnm1.PFL2, whole genome shotgun sequence, the window TAGAAAACACAGAAACATTAAGACTTTAAGAGAATGGAGACAGAGACAATACTGTCCTAGTCCGAAGTTTTTGAAGATGGAAAATTGTTTCAGGTTTTTCATGGATGGAAAATTGAGCCAATTTTGTCACTTTCTTGTCGTGTCTCTCAATGTttctatatttctattttaGGACAATTATCAACAAGGCCGTGAGGTTTGTCAAACACTTCTAATAATGTGCCTATACACGATTGGATAGcgcaataaaaaaatttaactgtCACTTAAtcactttttcaaaactaattcaattttttatataattttcctCCTATGTGCAAGTTTCCAACTGGTCCTTTTGCATATTGATTTTGCATGTCTTTATATTTCAGTGACAATGCAAGCCCAGAAGGAGGCACCACCTGATATGCAATGCAAAGATAAGTTTCTCCTTCAAAGTGTAGTTGCACCATCCGGAGCAACCCCAAAAGATATTACTCCAGAAATGGTATCCATTTAACTAAACAAGAAAGTGATTCTTATAGAATAACTATATGTTAAATGTATCTGATAAAACAATGTATGATGTTTTCATACGCCCTTAATAACCTAGTAGTTATCCATGTTTGCTGCTTGTATAGTTCAATAAAGAATCTGGCCATGATGTAGAAGAGTGCAAATTGAGAGTTGTTTATGTTTCCCCTCCTCGACCACCGTCCCCTGTCCAAGAAGGTTCGGACGAAGAGTCCTCGCCTCGAGCATCTATTTCAGAAAATGGGCATTCAAGTGTTCCTGAATTTACAGCTGTATGTAATTGGTGGATTAGATGATATTTTCTGACAAAAAACTTCACTTTATCATCCTGATTGATTATTTCAATAAACATGCATTGCAGGCTTCAAAAGCTTTCAATGAGCACGCCGAACAGGATGGTTCAATTGAGGTGACCTATATCTCTCTCTATAACACCTTTCTGTTCCATGATATTTAGAAGGATACATTGTTATCGCCCTTGGTCTTCACATTAGAATCCATATGGTGCACATTTGTGGAAAGCTAATGTGTTCTGTTTGCAATTGACCCCAACctaaacatgcaagcaaccatAACTCCATTTAATCCCTATTCTCTTTAAAGGGTTATGCTAATTAAGGGACCAGTTTATGAGCCACGTGGTTAGCTTGCCGCATTGTTTGACTCTGCCTGTAATTCCTGAACGTACTGGAATCGACAATTTGAAAGattatttattcattttgtTTCATTTTAGTTACATTAGTTATTGTAATAGTTGAACAAATGTACTAGTAGACTCCATTTCTTATAGGTTGTAATGGCCGTCTTATCTCTACTATCTGTACCAGAAGCTTGGCATTGCGAATTTGGAAAAATTGGTGCTTGATTCCTTTTTTTGACTCTTATTATTTCAGGCAAGGGCTCTTATTTCGAAGATCACCGATGAGAGGAATTCTATTATTGATCAAAATAAAAGACTTCAGCAAGAACTGGTACAGAATttatttagaagaaaaaaaattcttttatgcATGTTCTTACACTAGTTATTTCCTTTGAACACAGAATTGCACAGAAAATTGTTATATACTTAGTTTggtatttatatttaattattttggacCTTCTCACTCTATATGAAAGAAAATTTTACAATCAAGTGATCATGTCCGAAGAATTAGATATTGAGTTGACAGTATAGAAAATTTCATATCATCTTATTCTTCTAAGTTCTGTCCATAGTCAATTGTATCTGAATATCTCGAAATCTTGTCTATGGTTCTATTTGATAAGGGATAAGAAAAGTGGAGACAGATGAACAAAAGGAAACCTGATGAGTTTTCAATTTCTAAAATGATATTCTTACCCTTCAGATCACAAGAAATAGTATGCTAttcaatttatgttgtttataGGTGCTGATACTGTTTGTTCTCTTTTCCCCTAAACTTATTATTTTGGTCGTTCCTTCGCCTATCCTACTATGCTTTGCCCGTTATTGAGTTACTTTCTATACACCATCAAATTAGATTCTGCCATGTAGACAAAAACAGCTAATGCTTGATTGTATTCATAGTTAACATCCAATCAAGTACTGATTCTTCTATCTTTTCACACCATCTTACTTCATCTACATGGAAAATTCTAGAGATTTGGAAATATATGCCAAAATGATGTGCATTTAGTTAATCTTATGGGTAACCCCACCACTTTATCTCATCCAGAAACATCATGGTTTTATAATTTCTATTGAGGATTCTGATTGCTGTCTTAGTTGTATTGCTTAGTTATCAATAGCACATATAAACAGTTGAGACAATTGGTGCCAAAGTTAATGATTGCatcatattttttcattattgCAACTATTTAATCACAATTATGATTGTTTAATGCAAAGCTATGGTTTGGTATGGAATCTTGTATTTGCAGGAACTTCTGAGGCGTTCTGCAAAGAGAGGTGGTGGTGGTATCCCATTTATATACGTAGTGCTTGTTGGCATTATTGGCATCATTTTGGGTTTCCTACTGAAGAGAACATGACCTACTATATGTTATTGCCAGCACCAAGAACATTGTGTGATATGAATGAAGAAAACGCCAATTAATGTAATGTTGTGTTGCAACTAGAAATTTGGGATTGTGATCTGGCATAGGTACTTGTATCGGCAAAAGCAATGGTTAGACAGTAGACAGGTTTAAGAAATTTGGAAATTTGTATAACAATCTTATTTTATGTGGCACAGatgattgaattttatttttaggtTTGCCATTTCTGTGATACTATTTTTGGTTTTCacaaaaataaggaaaaagaaaaattattaagTGGTATTGTGATTCTAAACTAATATACTAGCCACTAGACCAAATTAGATGCTACTTTACCCAACAGCTGTCAAATTAACAAAATTagaatatttaaaagtttagtgTTAGATATACGTAATTTTCAAATACCTAGAGTTTGAAATATGTCAATTTCATCACGATGACAATTGCTATTACATGGGAGAGAGTAAACGTCATTATGTGTCACTCCACACGAAATCAATACATTCAGAGTCTCTCTAGTGATAGCAAATGTATACAGGCTTTTGCTATATGACAAAATTAAGTCTCTCTAATCAAGTTGCATCGAACAGCAATCTTCCGGAAATCGTCAAGGCTTATCTGCAGCACAACAAATCATTCTTAAGTAGTTAATTACATATGGTCAAAATAGATGTCATTCTATAATATTTTAGCAATATCAAAGTTCAAGTTGAAAATGGTCAAGTTGTAGAGCCTAGATGGTGATTGATGTTCTTCTTGATGTCCAACCAAAAACAAACGGCTAAATTACATCCTTGAGATTTGGTGAAATTAATCTTTACCTGCCTCTATTTGTTCATATACATATTAATCCTCCCCAAAAACTAAAAACCTTCCTTTAGGGGAGGTCAAGaactattttatttaaaataaaggATCGGATTGAACTTAACCGAAATTCTAGAGGCAAGTGTAATTTTCCCAACACAAGAACAATTGAAAAATGCTATTTAATACTGACCCTTCCATCTCCATCACTATCAAAGCAACGAATCATATCGACCAATTCTTTGTCAGTCCAAGAGAAATCATGAGCTGTGGCTGCTCTTTGTAGATCTCTCATTGATACAGTTCCTTTTCCTGCTTCTGCACGCCACAACTTCACTTGTCATTGTCAAGCACCAACACCTTGTGATGAGT includes:
- the LOC130961111 gene encoding vesicle-associated protein 1-2-like; translation: MSSGELLHIHPQELQFPFELRKQISCSLQLSNKTDNYVAFKVKTTNPKKYCVRPNTGIVLPRTTCDIIVTMQAQKEAPPDMQCKDKFLLQSVVAPSGATPKDITPEMFNKESGHDVEECKLRVVYVSPPRPPSPVQEGSDEESSPRASISENGHSSVPEFTAASKAFNEHAEQDGSIEARALISKITDERNSIIDQNKRLQQELELLRRSAKRGGGGIPFIYVVLVGIIGIILGFLLKRT